The Scomber japonicus isolate fScoJap1 chromosome 13, fScoJap1.pri, whole genome shotgun sequence genome includes a window with the following:
- the chek1 gene encoding serine/threonine-protein kinase Chk1 yields MAVPFVQDWDLVQTLGEGAYGEVRLLVNRQTEEAVAVKVIDSSQAKECADNVKKEILIHKMLNHRNIVRFFGHRKEGQTVYLFLEYCTGGELFDRIEPDVGMAEKDAHKFFQQLIGAVEYLHNSGITHRDIKPENILLDDKDNLKLTDFGLATMFRFKGQERLLNRLCGTLPYVAPELLSQTEYKAQPADIWACGIVLTAMLAGELPWDQPSESCQEYSDWLQKITYLPPWKKIQPMPLSLLSKLLLASPDARIDIAAIQKDRWFTQGVKQPPTSLSSAGNKQLKSDVGVISRANSDDRMQFSSSQPDLAAGGWEAMLLIGQTDGQVSFSQPTKPEHMLLGSQLLATPGASQTPWQRLVRRMTRFFTTVNADSSLTALKEVCEGLALVFKLSCTKQVTVSTLDKRNNKLIFKVHLLEMNQRVLLDFRLSKGDGLEFKRLFVKIKQKLGDIISTQKILLPIT; encoded by the exons ATGGCGGTGCCTTTCGTGCAGGACTGGGACCTGGTACAGACTTTGGGAGAAGGAGCTTATGGAGA AGTGAGGCTGCTGGTGAACAGACAGACGGAGGAGGCGGTAGCAgtgaaggtgattgatagctCGCAGGCTAAAGAATGCGCTGACAATGTCAAGAAGGAGATCCTCATCCATAAG ATGCTCAACCACCGCAACATTGTACGCTTTTTTGGCCAtcggaaagaaggacagactgTGTACCTCTTCCTGGAGTACTGCACAGGAGGAGAGCTGTTCGACCGAATCG agCCTGATGTGGGGATGGCAGAGAAAGATGCTCACAAATTTTTCCAGCAGCTAATCGGGGCTGTG GAGTACCTCCACAATTCTGGCATCACCCACAGAGACATAAAGCCAGAGAACATTTTGTTGGATGACAAAG aTAACCTGAAGCTGACGGATTTCGGCCTGGCGACTATGTTTCGGTTCAAAGGGCAGGAGCGTCTTCTGAATCGACTCTGTGGGACTCTTCCCTACGTGGCCCCGGAGCTTCTCAGCCAAACAGAGTACAAAGCTCAGCCTGCAGACATCTGGGCTTGTGGGATCGTCCTCACTGCCATGTTGGCTGGAG AATTGCCATGGGACCAGCCCTCTGAAAGCTGTCAGGAGTATTCTGATTGGCTCCAGAAGATAACGTATTTACCTCCTTGGAAGAAAATACAGCCAATGCCTCTTA GTTTGTTGTCTAAATTACTACTGGCCAGTCCAGACGCACGCATCGACATTGCAGCAATACAGAAAGACCGCTGGTTCACTCAAG gCGTAAAGCAACCTCCGACCTCTCTGAGCTCAGCAGGGAACAAACAGCTCAAATCTGATGTAGGAGTCATATCCCGAGCCAACAG tGATGACAGGATGCAGTTCTCCAGCTCCCAGCCTGATCTTGCAGCAGGCGGCTGGGAGGCCATGTTGTTAATAGGTCAAACTGACGGTCAAGTCAGCTTCTCCCAGCCGACCAAGCCTGAGCACATGTTGCTGGGTAGTCAGCTACTGGCAACACCGGGAGCCAGTCAG ACACCATGGCAGAGATTAGTGCGGAGAATGACTCGTTTCTTCACCACTGTAAATGCTGATTCCTCCCTCACTGCCCTCAAAGAAGTCTGCGAGGGCCTGGCACTTGTCTTCAAACTCAGCTGCACCAAACAG GTGACGGTGAGCACACTTGACAAACGCAACAACAAACTCATCTTCAAAGTCCATTTGCTAGAGATGAATCAGAGAGTACTGCTGGACTTCAGACTGTCTAAG GGTGACGGTCTGGAGTTTAAACGTCTCTTCGTGAAGATAAAGCAGAAGCTCGGTGACATCATCAGCACCCAGAAGATTTTACTCCCCATCACATGA